From the genome of Athalia rosae chromosome 3, iyAthRosa1.1, whole genome shotgun sequence:
TCATTGACGATGGCGACGTATCTAGCTTAAAAGTAAGTAAGAGTGCACTGTTATTTGTCTCCATAGGATGGTTAACTAATGAGATACAAACTCTCCCGTAGGCATATCAGCTACTCCAACTTCCAGAGAATCTTGCAAGATGGCCGTCGCATATCGTAGAAGTTTACCTTACGGGCATAGTGCCTTTCGATGACGAACCTACATGGAGCCCATATGCAAACACAATCGCCTATAAGTGGCTGAGGCATAAATTGGCCAACACTTCGATGTCTTACACTATTGCCAAGGTATGTACATCCTTCCTTTGACATCAATTTTTAGTTACACCTTTTGTAATTGTAGCACCCTTTGTGACCATCTGATtatcaaaattcaaacatcACGCAGGTACAGTTCCATATCGGTAATACCCTGTGGGTCGACAAATTTGAGGTTCGTCATAAGTTGGAGAATGGCTATCCTGATTTGACCGAATGTTCTCTAAAAGCTACTCTAATCCACCAGAAATGCGCCATAGAAAACACTAATCATCTACAAAACCTGCTCGATCTCTACAGTCCTAATAacatgttgaaaaattcttgtaCTGTTTTTTCTGCAAATAATTAGAGCAGATTGACTATAATCTTCATATCACTCCTAGAGGTGTTTATGGCCTAATCGCAATAAAGAAATAAGTTTTTATATAAggtcttattattattgatgtgTCGGGTTCTGCCTAACTTATCAGCATCCGGTATACGAGtatttgaatcaattttttattaacacTATCGAGGTGTGTAGTAGAGCACAGGTGCATTGGGTatataaaacttttcaaagctACTCAATATATCTACCTCAATTATAATAAAGATTGATAGACTGCTGCAGGAAGATTCATAAAGTTTGATGTGATATGTACTAAAATCCACTACTAAAGTAACTCTGCAATGTTGAGGTCAATGGCAAAAACGCTGAGTACACTATAATAATTTACTTGCAGAGCATTAGGAATCacatctattattattatttatttgccaCTCAAAAGCCTCCTGACTTTCACTCTGATTAAGTATGCATCGAACAATTGGGTATTTTCACATAATATTCTAAGGCTGTTTGGCTTGTGCCCATAGTGTACAAGTACGTCAAAGCGTTTCTGGACTGTTCCCAACTGTTGGACAAGTATCTGTGGCACACGCTGTACATGCTCTAGTGAATAGCCATTTTTCAAGACAAAGTCCGCTAACTGCTGTAAATTCAATATGTTCATGCTGGCGAGCTCTGGGTACTTGGCAAAGATATCGCTCATATAATTTTTGTTGCACTTAAATTGGAGTGAAAGGTTCTCTATAATCGTCATATCATCTCCCAATAGGATGCGGCGCTGCTGTTCTTTATGAATCAACCTGTagcaaaaaattgagaatacaTTAGTTACATTCAAGAATATACCAATGCATCAAACATAGCACATAGAGGGTATTGTGTACAGGTAAATTTCTGTAATGCTAGAATGAAAAAGCATTTAGACAACAAAAGTGACCTCTTAACTGCTGCTTCCGTGCACCGAATCATCCAAGGTTTTATAGGAAAGACACCACTATCCTTCACTCGGTGTAGTCTTTTAGCTATTGCCTCCGGATTGTATTTGAAGGCCCACGCATCCCTGAGTATATCTGTTCGTGTCACATGGCAATCTGTAGAGTAGCAGGAAAGAAGCAGATTTAGAAAATTCTAATAGAAGAGGCtcaataattgatgattaaaCTAATTGAGGTTAAACTGACCATACCCAACAATATCTTTAATACACGGCAAAGTTTAGCAAACGATATCGTATGCATGAAATGGCGTTCAGCAAAGAGTTTATAAACGTCGATCATCGGACactgcggagaaaaaaaatcttgttaaGCAGAGATGGATTGAGAAGGATTGGCAGAGACAAAGATAAAACTGCTATTACCTCAAGTTGTTTGGCAAGGTACTCAATTCTATTGGGTTCAATGCAATCTATATTTTCACTGCTAATTCGCACACACAATAACCGCAACGTAGTTGGCGCCATGAAGAACAATGGGACTGTATCATTGATGTCTGTCATTTTCATGCTACGGATCAACCTTATATTATTCCTGAGGAGAAAATGTGGATACGCTAACAATCCGGGGTTTTTTTGAATCGTTGTCTTGGAAAGACCAGCGTCGATACATGCATGGTAATTACGGGAAATGTCTGCCAAGTCTATGGTGATAAATAAAGGATGAGCCTTGATAATATGGTCAGCTTCTTCGTGATGAATGCCAACAAGCTGTTGCAAGACGTGAGTTACTTCACCGATCTTGATAATACGATTTTCATAGTGCCTACGTGAGGACGCATCGGGTATCTCGGTAGGTAGTGAAAAAGTTTCAGATTTTGGTGTCGATCTTGTAACCTCCGAAGGGCTTCGAACTTCGATGGATAATGGCAGGCTTGCAACAGCACGGACGTAACATATCAAATTAATACCACGACAGAAATCGGACAGCGTCCAATGTCGCGATATTATGCGGTTGTTCAGTGAGCAATCTACCGTAGAATATCGACGATATTCGCGAAAAACTCGCTGACATTTTCCCACTAGCCACCGTCGATCGCGTATAAAAGCTAACATTATTTCTGCCGTTCGCAGCATGGACGTCAACGAATAAAGATGACGAGAGTTACTTTTTCCGTATCACCGAAAGTATCACCTTACTTCAAATATTAAAACAAATTGATGACAAATATTCTTTGAGCAATCCGTGTAATTCAGCATCTCCGAGTACGTATGTttttgattgattttaaaCGGTGCTATTCTATGCTTCAGTCAAAACGATAGACCCCCGTGAAGTTGGCGCCtgactgaaatatttttatttcattattgtaACAAAAAATTGGTCCTCAATTGCTCCTCCgaaatacgattttttttctaattgctGCAGCGTCGTTTACTCATGAAAGAACTAAagctgtttcgttttttttttcagatttatttCCGAAGCTCGAATCCCCGCTCGGGGAGGGCCTATAGTGTCTTCAGCTGTACTAAAAAATTGTTCTCAATTTGCTCCCAATTGCTCCGTACTTGTTGTTGGCTTTTTCGTTGTAAGTTTgcataaaaaatgtgaaacttCCTTCCACGGTAAAATACGGTCTGCTCATGTGTCAACTAATATATGGTCAGTTTTGACGTCACGCGCCAACTTCAGAGCGGTGAGTTGTGGCATCCCACAAGCTTTTCGTAGTGCTCCATCTACACGCAGTTTTCAAGTGGGGATGTTGAAGACTGTGTTTAGTCAAAACAGTGCCTTCAGCTACACGCTATATTCAAGGTATCGATAAATATCGATAGTCGTTGAATCGTAATTTCGAACTCGTGCTTGTATAGCTTGTCATCGTTGTAGGTTAacaaatcttcagtcaacggcaCCATGGATCATCATCAGCCGGAAATGATGATCACGGTCTTGAATGCGTACGTCAACTGGTTAAAACTCCAAGGTGAGGACTATGTTCaaagaaatttggaaaaattcatgcTCATCAGAAAAAAACAGCAATATCGTACTCTAATAGCGCTTCCCCTTCGCCGTCGTCGACGCAAATCATTTGTAAGATCTTGTTGGATTGAAGCAGAACTTCATGGAGGAGAACTTCGTCCCCATAATCATGGAACATTCTGGGAAACATGTGTTTCTCATTATACTGGTAAATTTGTAACATCCTtgatattattaaataattcattagtTAGCAATATTGTAAGAGGAGTACTATGTAAATGTAATCACTGATGCTTTAACAAAAGTGCTCTGTTTTCCATCAGTTCACACAACCAGGCCAATGGTTACAATACTTACAGAACCAAGTCTTGGAAATTAGCAATTGTTGCAATGCACAGTGTCAGTATCTGAGCGTTCAATACAAAATTCTCCcagtataatatgtacagaTTGCTACCAATAATGACCTTTCAGATtaccgatttgaaaaaaaatttcggttgtCACGAGCGTCATTTGAATACCTATGTCAACAATTGACTCCCTACCTTGCTTGTAATAACACCATAATGAGACAAGCAATTGTCGTTCCAAAAAGGATTGCCGTGGCCTTGATTGTACTTAAAGGAAATATTGACTTCCGGACAGTTGCTGATCTGTACGGCATTGGCAAAAGTACAGTAGGATATCtattttatgaattttgtGAAGCAATGTTACACagattttacagatagatacAGTTTccaaaaacaggaaaaaaaaagattgctATATCCAATGGCTTTCTAAGAAGATGGCGATTTCCCGATTGCTTTGGAGCGATGGATGGCACCCATATATCAATCCTGGCTCCGTCAGATTGCACAAAGGATTACTATAACTACAAATTCTTCCACTCAATTGTCGTATTGGCTGTAGTATgctataattataaattcatgtgagtataattttttgtctttgaagTAATAGCGAATCCGAATCACTAACCTGGGGAATACTGAGCACAATTTCCCGTAGCTAGAAAAATGGACCCTACAAAAACAGAGGAAgagatcttttttctcctaccaCTGCCGAAAGTTCCCCTTTTATTCCCTCAAGCTGGTGGCTTGCTGAACCCCCACACCCTCTTCGACAAGCGTGTAGACGGAGCACTACCAAACACCACCAATCGACCACCAAATGATTGATAAAATCGAAATTGTAAAATGTTCGAGTTGGTCGGCCAACTTTACGACTGCTAATAATATTGTAGTAATCAtcgaatgattattatttttgttattgcTCGTGTTTATAATCATAGTGTGAATGTCCTTACTCTTATCATGACTGTGGGTTATTTTCCCTTCTTAAACCATCTCcgacaaagttttttttctctataaaaATAACTTACTGATCATTTTATTAAGGGATTTATCATATATAAACTACgtctgaattattatttaagaTTGCAATGATTATTAGATCATTTGTCCGATACTACTTATATTACAATTAAGCTATTGTATTTGctagttgaataaatttatttatttactagtAATTACATGAATATTAATTAGAGCGTTTTCAAGAACATGTTAAAGATCTGTACTGTCGTTTTGGCAACATCCATGCTGAACTCTGCGTCAGATTTGCTGACCAGAGCTTTTAGCGAGACGTACATTGGTTTTTGAGGGTCATACTGCGCCCTGTCTTGTGTGACAAGGAACATGTGTCTCTGTCTGAGCCTGTGTAATCTGCAGGTGAGAATATGCGGCTGCTCTGCTATAATATCATGTGGGAGTTTCATTATGTTGTGCGCAAAGTCAAACAACTCGACAAGGTGTGATCGGCCTGAAAATGAGTAATGATTAAGGCATTAAGGCATGAATAGTCCTAATGATACCaacttaaaaaatttaatccttACTTTTCATGAAAATCTGAGGTTGTTCCAAAAGAATTTGCCGCTGTTCATCCTGAGAAAATCCCATCTCTTCTGCAACGGCGAATATATTCTCTCGAACAGCAGCTAAACTGTAAGTAATAAGTCTCGGTTGTTTAGTTGCCAGTATTCTAACGTCACGACCATTGAGTGAGAAGTTTCTCTGAAAATATCCGAGTCTGGCATCAATCCGTTTTGTGCTAAACATGAGCCAGTATGGATTCCGACCAACAATTCTGCTTATCATTTCCAGAGTGAATTTATGTGCTCGGAGATATCGAATCCTGGTGTGAAGATCATCTAAATCTTCCTTAAAAATAAGCGGATTTTTGGTAAGAAAATATCCCAGTTGATCCACAGAGACTCCGCAATCATTTAAGAATCTTAGGTGCAAGTTCATATCTTTCTCAAAGTCCAAGGGTAGGAGAAACTTCATAATACCCTTCCTTCGTTccagttttgaaaaatctacacCCAACTGTACAAGTTTCTGAATCATCGGAGACTTGTTGGCATAACCAGCAAAGTTGAAAGACACGGGAAAATCTGGAGTGATGTAAGACAAGTCTTCTGTACATTCTTCCAGTGGTttgagttttcgttcttgtaCATCGACCAAGTAATCCAAGTTTTGGAAATTCTGGTCTAGGTTTTCAAATTGTAAAGAATGTAAGGTAGTTGGCGAAATGGTTTCCCTACTGAAGTCTGAAGAAATATCTGGTGCTCTGCTCCAATTTGATACTGTCCAACTGAAATATCTAAGTTGGGTTTCAGGAGGAGGTTTAGGAAATAATAATCTATTAAAATTTGCTATCCCTGTTGTTGTGTTCTGCAATTGAGCGTACAGAGAATTCGAACACCAGCACACAACATGATAGTGACGTGACAGGGACATTTTGTAGGTCAAGTAGGATGTTTCTGTACAATGTGTGGGATTGGACTAGGCTTTGACAGCCAAGAACTATGTGAATAACTTTTTCGGCTGTAAAGCTAGCTTCGTATATCCAACAGAAAAAGTGTGCTTGAATAACCCCAAAAACTAGCACGTTCACTATCGACTGGCAGTTGACTGGCTGACTCTAAGCAGTTCAGTCGCTAGCAACGAGCGCCAATGAAGGCTCATCGTGATCGTCAAAGGCGAATGCTCATTGGCGGCAATTGAGGCGGCCGGCGGCAGTAGAAGGTTGTCCGATTTAACTCGACGCGCTTGGCCGCTAGGAGGGTCAACATCAAacaccaacgaattcagacctacATAGAAGTGTACTTCTATTGGCTGGGGTGATGCTTGACAGCTTGGGGTAATACGGCGTAGTACTTACCCCAGCCACTCTGTGTCGCCACTGCAATTTTAAGCGTGTGTAGCACACGGACGTACTCCTATATCATACACAAAGAGAGCATCCATAAGCACCGCCTCCTCCTTATTCTTTCTCTGTCGTAATCACGGAATCACATATATCCGTCTTACTGACCCACGTGAGCGCGAGATTGTTTTGTCATCGCGTTTTGCGGAGAGGGCCGTGTGCAATTTTATTACGCTTGGCGGGAACATTGTTCTGGATAAATCGGCGTTGGTTCTGCCAAGTTCTACGTActttttactaattttcaacaaattatcaGTTTCTTTTCCTATCACTCCTATTTCTCCTTACACTCCTACAGACATGCCGCTGAATTTGTGTGCCTATAAAGGATGCACAAACTCCAAAAAGAAACGACCAGACCTATCCTTCCACCGTTTCCCTCGAGATGAATGCATGTGAGATATCCACTTCCATCGATCCTACTCATTTTTACCTCCTAAAATCTCCTAGCGACCTTTATCATCATCagttatgcattttttttagcAATCTTGACACGGGCCTTGTGTTTTGTAAATGCTGAAGTCGATTCTTGTGTGATCGTAATTCCttgaaaatagtttttcgGCGGGAATTCACTGTCGTGAGAGATTCGGTATTTTCAGTAATGGGTCGGTCTTGGCGAGATAAAGGAATCGAGAATTTACTCGAAATTTATCTATTATAAGAACTTCACATTGTTTCTTCCGTAATTGTTTACTTTATCACCACATCCTCACAGGGAGTGAGGGTAGCAAAGACCATTAgggcaacgaattcagacctactctgaattcgttgattaGGTGCCCGGCCCGTAGCCAAGTGGCCCGGTGCGCAAGCGCGTATTTCACCCTTGATGATCTCCTGGTTAGGGTGGGATTGTGTCTAGGCGCTTAAATACCGAGCGACTTCGAACTATAATTTAAGGACGTACGCTATTTAAGCGCCTACACACAATCCAGCCCTAACCAGATCATCAAGGGTGAAAAACGCGCTTACGTACCGGGCTACTTGATGCACCTAATGATCTTTGCTACCCGACCACCATCTAATTAAAGACACATTCCTCTACAACCTCCAAAAACCTCCACCTCCTGCGAGGACGGGTTGATAAAGTAAACAATTACCATTTCTTCCAATGAGCAACAAATTCAGACCCTTATGGGCAGCGTATGATAGCATTACAAATACTTTCCTTTGATCGTCTGGTTATCTCCTGTATCTCTTTGACCTATTCCAAGACTTCGGTtggcgaaattaaaaatatccgaCTGAATTCCCCAAGCTGTCACATTATTTCAGGCAATGGAAAGATTTTTCCAGGTACCTATAGGCATTGAACGATGCGTTAGACAACAAGATCTAACACTTGATATCTcgcaataaaaaatcaaataattgttgccatattaattctatttatgaggaattataataacaaaataactgattatggatgaaaaaataacgcaacCCAATTGATTTCAATACAACACATTTGGCAATTTACTTTTCGTACTTACAGTCAGTTGGATTGGATATTGCACTCAGGGAACGATAATTTCCTTGAGCTAAGCTCAaaacaattaattgaaaagagaTTGTGTTCAGAGCACTTCGAGAAGACGGATCTCATGGTAAATCGTAACAAATAGCAATTAAAAGTATCCGCTATTCCAAAGCATGCTTCACAAATAGAACTTACGCTTGATTCGCTTGAGCCTGACAGAGATTCCGGTCAGAATAGTGCTATACTACCTTCTCTTGTTCTTCCAAATCTATCAGCAGTCCCAGGGAATTATTCCTCGATACAACCAAATCCATCATTAGACATTACTTCTAGATATTCTCCAGCTATTGATACAAATATAGATTTGAATGGTACCCCCAACATCGAAGCCCCTCTCTTGTCTAATCCGTTGTCACCTGTCGTCATTGAAAGTCAACCTGATCAGATTTCTCATCAACCTGAGCTCCTTTCCCAGACTAAAATACAGGTTCCACAAACATCTTATCTGTCATACTCATGTAATATCTAATGTATAAATGTCAGTTGAGCATTAGCCAAGAGTGGGTTCTaactgtaaaataattaagtaaACAAGCCGAATCTAATGAGTCGAGCTAAATGTAagtatttcattctttcaatgTGCTGACCCAAGTTTAATTTGCGCCGTATGTCTATAATCATATTTTTGTGATATCGAAACGTTTTTCTCTGACTGGTTTGTCatactcattttttctctcaattttaaaGCAGGCGCCAGCTGCCTTTCGCGCTACTCGAAATTCACCTATTTTACCCGACCACGATCTGAACCGTATAAGCTCCGCCCACTCTATCGCACAGCGCGCGGTTGCCTTACATTACATATTAGTTCCATCTCGcggtcgattttttcccgaaaTCCTTGGCATCACCTTGATCCAAAGAAGTACACTTCTATGTAGCTCTGAATTCGTTGTCAAACACACTtggtgtacatatgtatgtatacaatgtatgtattacgtacatacgtactagCGGCAAGATGCTCTGACGCCTGAGCATATAGTCGTGGAGAGGACCGTAAGCTTGAACCCATAGATAGaatattcccgattttttcgcaatttttttctaatttttccgatttgtttcggatttttaaaattatttttcatttatgccGCCCCTGGGTGGTGCCGACccttgaaattaattgtacgGTCCTATTTTTAGGCTCCGCCCCTAAAGGGTCACGCGATCGGTCTTCAGAATACAGCTAGCGCAATGTGGCGGAactttcgtgaactaaaatccgaGGTTTCTTgtcccttgacgtcaggccaTGGCATAAAGCTTTGTATTGTATTTGTTTTGTATTTGTATTGGTTCAACATAGTACGTAATATGGAATTTGCGCTAAACCACTCCCACCACCAAAAATAgtcatttcgttttcatttttttttctcctaaacCAGAAGGGGGCAATCAGCGGAAATAGCGGAGCAATTAGGAATTTATCTGAAAAAGCCAAGGTAGCGGGCCAACTTCACAGCTGTCCCAGCGACCCCCACCACCGCTTATTTTTCCATAGTTATGTGGCGTCCGTGTGAACGCAATCGCATATTTCAAATAACTCCTCGATAAAACAACAGATCACTCTGAAACTGCTTGGGACAACTCATTGAAGTGTGGTGAAGGGGGCTACCGTCAggtacaaacgaacaaaattagtttgaattagtaattgatttatttttgcgaGGCTGCGGATCAGCTGTCACACGGACGCGAACCACAATTACACGAAAAACGCACAATTTACGGAAAAGGCACCGAATAACGGATCATAGCCCCCTGCATGCTAATCCTGTCgaccgtttggaaaaattacaacgcaGATTATTGCCATTTGGCGACTTAAAACCAAATATGTGAGCCGAAACACAAATCGTGAACGCGGCCATGTTTTTCTAGCCTGCGTCACTGAAAGTCGCGTAGGAACAGTTCACGACTTTGCCGCAACGTTTTGAGCGACATCAGCAGGGGTGCTCAAATAAGATTTCTCGCTCGTCAAGCGTGCTCTAAGAACCGAATCCCATCTTTATCGGCACATAACTATTATACATGGGGCTATCTACGTCAACTTGACACGGCTCCAGACCTCATATCTcagatttcgtttttaattttatatgttaCCATCCTACCTCTGGAGAGCTCCGAATTTTTTGTGCTGAGTTTTCAAATCATCACCTCCGGAGCTATGAatgttttcgaacaaaaggtGCTTATTTGAGATTcagcaaaaaatcacaaatagtCTGTGGAGAATATAGACACCCTCCCACTCACAGAAACATAGGCGGAATTTGGCtcatatttgttttcaattcatacaaaaattttatttcgaagaatGCTTTTCTGATGACATTTATGctcttgaaaatctttcgtacTTACACCATTCCGGTATTTCGAAATAACAATTGcttgaaattgagaaaaatacgtCAGAGAAATTCCCGAAGATGTTGATCAAGATACAAACAAGCGGCTACCGGCCGCCGATGTGCCAGCCCTTCAACCTCCCGGTTTTACGccaattgacaaaaaatgaaaatattctcatcCTATTCGAATTTCAGGAGTTCAACGTGAAACTCGAAATGAGCGACCTTCGCGTACGACATCACATCCAAATTTGGAACGTCAGACATTTTGAACCATGGTAATGCCCAGATGTTGAATATTGGGCTTATTTGCGTTGCGTTCAGATGAAAACTGGAGTTCGTTATTTCAGGGATTTCACATATTTTCAGGATAGTTATGCAAcaacttattattttttaaattttttattttttactacgGGCCGACACGTGACCGTTTACTGCTCGCCGTAGTAATAATTATGGTAAACGGCCACGTGCCGGCCGTATATAAAAACACCCCCGCCCCGCGGTGGGTTGCCGCCGCGCGGGGGGTTGGATCCGCGCCCCCGCCCCTGTCCCCTGTGGGCTGAGATGCGCAGCCGGCCCCTCGCCGCCATCCTGCCCCGACCGCCGCGCGCGggcgctgctgctgttgttgctgctgttgttgttgttgttgctgctgttgttgctgctgttgttgttgttgctgctgttgtttctgctgttgttgttgttgttgctgctgttgctgccgctATGGCCGCCGCTGTCGGCCCTTCGGCAGCTGCAGGGGCCACGGGCGCAGCCTTGTCGCGGTGGTAGAACATGCGGTGCCGCGCCCGCCTGGCAGCTCTACCACCGCCACGGCTACGCCGCGGCCCCTGCCCGGGAGCACCGCCACTTCGGCTGATGTCAGACTCCtatgaaacaaaaactgaATTATTAGCATAAAAAGCATAGTCTTATCAAATCTAACTACGAGCATTTGTAGACTGTGAAGCACATTGATAGTAAAATAATGTCTAAACCCACGCAATATTCAGAACAATCACGTTCCAAGTATCGTTATCAAGGAGTATTATTACGGTTTTCAACTCTCCCAATGATTTCCTTTCACTATTATCGATCAGCTTCATAAATCCTTTTACGATAATCCTCACACCGAAAACTGCTTTTAATTCTAAGATCTGTTGTATATATTGTTGCATTTATATAATGTCAAACAGGTAGCCAGTTTTGATTTTTACGAGAAAAAGCTCAAGTCTACTTCCGGTAACGGTCCACCCTACTTTTGGTCaccaaaaatctgaaaattattgtttctACATTTTCTTTGAcattgtttgtttatttttacggcagatcgattgaaaaaaaaaatacaattctaaaagtcaaatatttcgaatagtttttcgaatttttaaataGCAAGAAACCTTATTTCTATAGAAAGCTTtatgttctcattttttaatgTGTGAAGGTATTTCCATCTCAAAGTACATAAAATGAACACTATTTAAAAAAGAATCTATATTGATTCACTTATGAAAGATTTCACGTCATAATCTTATCTTATTAAcaagagagagacagagagtattcttctttattcttctttatttattcttccaaTGACAAAAAGTAATtccaatatttatttttcgtggtcgtcctttttttttatcagtcccccgtgaaaaagaataactgaataaaaaCCATGGTAATTCTTCGATACATGGGGAAGCCAACTTTCAAATCATTACCATACTTTCGAActggttttgtttttattcttctttttcaattttccacagaattttttcgttttcatacaTACACCTCGGGAGAGGCCAGTGATTCCCACGGATGATGCCGCGCTCGCTGCGCTTGCGCGGCAAGCTCCGCACTCGTTGGGAATCACCCATTTCTCTCACTCGATGTACAATGTATTATTTTCCCACAAATAGAAtgtaaagaataataatacatcATGTGATTAATAAATTTCGGTACTCAAGTATGCGGAATATGCGCGTCGTAGCTAATCATTTTCTAGCTTTTTGCAGCGAGAAAAGATTACCAGTAAAAATCACCGATTGGGGAAATTTAGCCCGAGTTGTTCGTCTCTGAACGAAGTATCTTTGGCATTTAtttaaaaacaataagaaatgACTATTCATATCACGCGTGCCTAACCATAAATATCCAacacattttcaaaattggttGCAAGGATTTCAATGCCCTTCGGAGAGTGTGAACACTCATggaaaaaatgtatgtacctGATGAAAATTGGTGAGGGGAAATCATTGGTCGACTTCACGCAAAACcccttatacatatgtaatacgtagttcaatttttcctatAAACTCACACTCGCACTCCTGCTGAGGCCCCCGCCACGGCCCCTGCCGCCCCCGCCGCCTCCGCTGCACCCAGGCGCCACATTAGCTTCCatatctgaaattttatttcatgtcaTAATCAATGATTTTGCGACATCACCTTCGACCAACAATCATAAAAACCGAACCACGGCAAATCATGCTGTACAAATATCGACGCTGATCAGGGACCTCATTGGAATATCATTACAAAAATCTCAAACATTTAcattccttctctttcttttcacgccGTAACGTGCCGATATTATTctaaatttctttcattttctatagCTGCAGCTCCAGATAGGTACTACTATATGGGCAATTCCACGTCAGACCGGACAGATTTAGCGCTTTTTTGACctcgtatttttcaaatcagacgaaacttttttctcgtattaTATACTGAAAAAGAGCCGATACGTGTTTCAGCATTtgtccgaaatatttttcttacgaaagttagaaaatatttaattttgatACAAAATAA
Proteins encoded in this window:
- the LOC105684883 gene encoding transcription termination factor 3, mitochondrial, with the translated sequence MSLSRHYHVVCWCSNSLYAQLQNTTTGIANFNRLLFPKPPPETQLRYFSWTVSNWSRAPDISSDFSRETISPTTLHSLQFENLDQNFQNLDYLVDVQERKLKPLEECTEDLSYITPDFPVSFNFAGYANKSPMIQKLVQLGVDFSKLERRKGIMKFLLPLDFEKDMNLHLRFLNDCGVSVDQLGYFLTKNPLIFKEDLDDLHTRIRYLRAHKFTLEMISRIVGRNPYWLMFSTKRIDARLGYFQRNFSLNGRDVRILATKQPRLITYSLAAVRENIFAVAEEMGFSQDEQRQILLEQPQIFMKSRSHLVELFDFAHNIMKLPHDIIAEQPHILTCRLHRLRQRHMFLVTQDRAQYDPQKPMYVSLKALVSKSDAEFSMDVAKTTVQIFNMFLKTL
- the LOC112694880 gene encoding homeobox protein Hox-D9, which encodes MSDMEANVAPGCSGGGGGGRGRGGGLSRSASESDISRSGGAPGQGPRRSRGGGRAARRARHRMFYHRDKAAPVAPAAAEGPTAAAIAAATAATTTTTAETTAATTTTAATTAATTTTTAATTAAAPARGGRGRMAARGRLRISAHRGQGRGRGSNPPRGGNPPRGGGVFIYGRHVAVYHNYYYGEQ